The following coding sequences are from one Nicotiana tabacum cultivar K326 chromosome 1, ASM71507v2, whole genome shotgun sequence window:
- the LOC142162371 gene encoding uncharacterized protein LOC142162371 translates to MGSLAYIAHAKRLLAKDIQRLEDTCIRFSVGNSEAFLACAQAKSSLVERIKAIQYEDERLCKYRDEVLAGKSKDMIGESDGVLQIGDRLCVADVDGLRHAILEEAHNSKYTIHPGSTKIYHDLKQFYWWEGMEKDIANFVSSYLTCQQVKTEHQRPAGLLQQIEIPEWKWERITMDFFTGLPRTLRGYDSVWVIVDRLTKSAHFLLVKTTYGGVSFQSSIQMALYELLYGRRCRSPIGWFEAGETNLFGSELVQEAMDKVQLIRQRLFTAQSRQKSYPDKRRRDLVFTIEGKVFLRVSPMKVFHVSMLRKCISDSSQMIEAPTIPLDERLSYEKEPMTVIDRQIRKLRSKEIVFVKFLWRNHTVEEATWEIEDNMQVKYPHLFQSTVHT, encoded by the exons atggggagtttggcatatatagCCCATGCAAAGAGACTTTTGGCCAAAGATATTCAGAGACTAGAAGATACATGTATCAGATTTAGTGTCGGAAATTCAGAGGCATTTTTGGCTTGTGCTCAAGCTAAGTCTTCATTAGTTGAGCGCATTAAGGCCATCCAATATGAGGATGAACGATTATGTAAATACAGAGATGAGGTCTTAGCTGGTAAAAGCAAGGATATGATTGGTGAAAGTGATGGTGTTCTTCAAATAGGTGACAGGCTATGTGTAGCAGACGTAGATGGGTTGAGACATGctattcttgaagaagcccacaaCTCTAAATACACTATACATCCTGGATCCACAAAGATATACCATGACCTGAAGCAATTTTATTGGTGGGAAGGTATGGAGAAAGATATTGCTAACTTTGTTTCTAGTTATTTgacttgtcagcaggtcaagaCTGAACATCAGCGACCCGCGGGACTACTACAACaaattgagattccagagtggaaatgggaaagaattactatggattttttCACCGGGCTACCACGAACCCTTAGAGGTTATGACTCtgtatgggtgattgtagatcgactaacgaaatcagcacactttttgctaGTTAAGACTACATATGGTGGAGTCAG cttccagtccagtattcaaatggcactATACGAATtattgtatggtagaagatgtcgttctcctatcggatggtttgaagcTGGCGAGACTAATTTATTTGGATCCGAACTAGTACAAGAAGCTATGGACAAGGTCCAATTGATCAGACAAAGATTGTTTACAGCTCAAAGTAGACAAAAGTCTTATCctgataagagaagaagagatcTAGTGTTCACAATTGAGGGCAAAGTGTTCCTACGAGTCtcccctatgaaag tgtttcacgtCTCAATGCTAAGAAAATGTATATCAGACTCATCTCAAATGATTGAAGCACCGACTATACCACTCGATGAGAGGTTGTCTTACGAGAAGGAGCCAATGACTGTTATTGATAGACAAATAAGAAAACTACGGTCAAAAGAAATCGTGTTCGTGAAATTCTTATGGAGAAATCATACagttgaagaagctacttgggaaataGAAGATAATATGCAAGTCAAGTACCCCCATTTGTTTCAGTCTACTGTACATACTTGA